From Trichoderma atroviride chromosome 1, complete sequence, one genomic window encodes:
- a CDS encoding uncharacterized protein (EggNog:ENOG41), translating into MPHQRRKSGPYSTHSSTTDVRKTVAATPAHYKRPAMTRRHTPSSAQKLGRGNREYTEVYENERESFPQFCMTCEKQFIPHGEMLYCSETCRWSDQDSSSQQPSSVHSYFSAAHTAQPNYTLGKPEPRDIVPRASPSRPSSMHFTNSPPATPGSTLNYHTSAMSALRSLNMRPPSPTSPTGSGIWPFSRSSATSPNNSYTRHSSGHTYDPGYGSAYSHEAASGGMERPLPPRNPGSSSSSRPKSIELLVPMFSR; encoded by the exons ATGCCTCATCAGCGACGAAAGTCTGGACCTTACTCTACCCACTCATCAACGACAGACGTACGAAAGACTGTTGCTGCAACTCCTGCGCATTACAAGCGACCAGCCATGACCCGACGACACACTCCATCCAGTGCCCAGAAGCTGGGACGAGGCAACCGGGAGTACACCGAGGTCTATGAGAATGAAAGGGAGAGCTTCCCTCAGTTTTG CATGACCTGCGAAAAGCAATTCATCCCCCACGGCGAGATGCTATACTGCTCCGAGAC ATGCCGCTGGAGCGACCAAGACTCGTCTTCGCAGCAACCGTCTTCGGTTCACAGCTACTTCAGCGCCGCGCATACTGCCCAGCCCAACTACACTCTGGGCAAGCCCGAGCCCCGTGACATTGTGCCGCGAGCATCACCGTCGAGGCCCAGCTCCATGCACTTCACAAACTCCCCGCCAGCAACGCCAGGCAGCACCCTCAACTACCACACCTCGGCCATGTCTGCCCTGCGATCGCTCAACATGAGGCCGCCCAGCCCTACTTCGCCCACGGGCAGTGGCATCTGGCCCTTCAGCCGCAGCTCGGCCACCAGCCCCAACAACTCGTACACGCGACACTCATCCGGCCACACATACGACCCGGGCTACGGCAGCGCCTACTCACACGAAGCTGCATCTGGCGGCATGGAGCGACCACTACCGCCACGAAAccctggcagcagctccagctctcggCCAAAGAGCATCGAGCTGCTAGTCCCCATGTTTTCACGGTGA